Proteins found in one Amycolatopsis aidingensis genomic segment:
- a CDS encoding response regulator: protein MNIKVMVVDDHPVVRDGVTLLLRSDPALSLVGAAESGRAAIERVGRLRPDVVLLDLRLPDMLAPEVIAGLRQRHAPTRVVVFTAHGDHQGVLAALDAGASGCLLKDMAGTDLVAALRRVLRGERVVDPRILPDADHRSDALARSGLTRREYEVLRLAAQGKTNPEIAESTGLTRNTVKTYLQAALHKLGARNRVEAIGKANEAGLL, encoded by the coding sequence GTGAACATCAAGGTCATGGTGGTCGACGATCACCCGGTGGTACGCGATGGTGTCACCCTGCTACTGCGCTCCGATCCGGCACTGTCGCTTGTGGGCGCGGCCGAGTCCGGCCGTGCGGCGATCGAGCGCGTCGGCAGGCTGCGCCCGGACGTGGTGCTGCTGGACCTGCGGCTGCCGGACATGCTCGCCCCGGAGGTGATCGCCGGGCTGCGGCAGCGGCACGCCCCGACCCGGGTCGTGGTGTTCACCGCGCACGGGGATCACCAGGGAGTACTGGCCGCGCTGGACGCGGGCGCCAGCGGATGCCTGCTCAAGGACATGGCGGGCACCGACCTGGTGGCCGCGCTGCGCAGGGTGCTGCGCGGGGAGCGGGTGGTGGACCCGCGGATCCTGCCCGATGCCGACCATCGTTCGGACGCGCTGGCGCGCAGCGGGCTCACCCGCCGCGAGTACGAGGTGCTGCGGCTGGCGGCGCAGGGAAAGACCAACCCGGAGATCGCCGAGTCGACCGGGCTCACCCGCAACACGGTGAAGACCTATCTGCAGGCCGCGCTGCACAAACTGGGCGCGCGCAACCGGGTCGAGGCCATCGGCAAGGCGAACGAGGCCGGCCTGCTCTAG
- a CDS encoding cation:proton antiporter, whose amino-acid sequence MELVLAFGVVLLISVSLSGVAARTILSTALLFLLAGALIGGGGFGLVEIGARDPLVTSLADIALFTVLFTDGQRVGLPALRENWRLSGRALGLAMPLTMVGIAVPAHFLAGLDWPTAFLLGAILSPTDPVFAAAIVGRKDVPLRLRRLLNVESGLNDGLALPFVLIFLATVEHEPSELGTVATELALGLLFGIGIPVLVALAWRLRLLTAEPRLQALGPLAIAVMLYAACHLTHANPYLAAFVAGSALATMDKVAVEHFEPLGEILSEITKFAALLVFGALITPERLSHLGVGEWALAVLAILLVRPAAMLLSLARTRQLSRGERLTAAWFGPKGFASVVYGLLALQSGIPSNEAVFDLVAVTIALSIVLHSSTDVPVARALRVEPPDNLPTGKPVQDKPD is encoded by the coding sequence GTGGAGTTGGTACTCGCTTTCGGAGTCGTCCTGCTGATCAGCGTGTCGCTGTCCGGCGTGGCGGCGCGGACCATCCTGTCCACCGCGCTGCTGTTCCTGCTGGCCGGCGCGCTGATCGGCGGGGGCGGCTTCGGCCTCGTCGAGATCGGCGCGCGGGACCCGCTGGTCACCTCGCTGGCCGATATCGCGCTGTTCACCGTGCTGTTCACCGACGGGCAGCGGGTCGGTCTGCCCGCACTGCGGGAGAACTGGCGGCTGTCCGGGCGGGCGCTGGGCCTCGCGATGCCGTTGACGATGGTCGGCATCGCGGTGCCCGCGCACTTCCTCGCCGGGCTGGACTGGCCGACGGCCTTCCTGCTCGGCGCCATCCTCTCGCCGACCGACCCGGTGTTCGCCGCGGCGATCGTCGGCCGTAAGGACGTGCCGCTGCGGTTGCGCCGCCTGCTCAACGTCGAGTCCGGACTGAACGACGGGCTCGCCCTGCCGTTCGTGCTGATCTTCCTTGCCACCGTGGAGCACGAGCCGTCGGAGCTGGGCACGGTGGCAACCGAACTGGCACTCGGGCTGCTGTTCGGGATCGGGATCCCGGTGCTGGTGGCACTGGCCTGGCGGCTGCGGCTACTCACAGCCGAGCCACGGCTGCAGGCACTCGGGCCGCTGGCGATCGCGGTCATGCTGTACGCGGCCTGCCACCTCACGCACGCCAACCCCTACCTCGCCGCGTTCGTCGCCGGTTCCGCCCTTGCCACTATGGACAAGGTCGCGGTTGAGCATTTCGAACCGCTGGGCGAGATCCTTTCCGAGATCACCAAGTTCGCCGCGCTGCTGGTCTTCGGCGCGCTGATCACCCCGGAGCGGCTGTCCCACCTCGGCGTCGGGGAATGGGCGCTGGCCGTGCTGGCCATCCTGCTCGTCCGGCCGGCCGCGATGCTGCTGTCCCTGGCCCGCACCAGGCAGCTGAGCCGGGGAGAGCGGCTGACCGCCGCATGGTTCGGCCCCAAGGGCTTCGCCTCGGTGGTGTACGGACTGCTGGCCCTGCAATCGGGCATTCCGTCCAATGAGGCGGTTTTCGACCTGGTCGCCGTCACCATCGCACTGTCCATTGTGCTGCACTCCTCCACCGACGTGCCGGTCGCGCGGGCCCTGCGGGTGGAGCCGCCGGACAACCTGCCCACCGGTAAGCCCGTTCAGGACAAACCGGACTGA
- a CDS encoding S1 family peptidase has translation MRARSLAVSLVAGAACALAGAVGAGSANADVIPFIVGGQDADQEYSFMVSLASGGGHFCGGSLIEPEWVLTAAHCVDGSSPGSITGRIGSNDRTQGGEQVQAAEIVVHPDYDPTAAGADIALVRLSAPAESAPVALGSSTSAGTQSRLLGWGQTCPERGQCGAPVRLQQLDTQVLAATECSGIDGDTELCTDNPGGDAGACYGDSGGPQVVRAGSGWELIGVTSRSGNGDPVCATGPSIYTSAPAYADWITGHTGA, from the coding sequence ATGAGGGCACGTTCTCTGGCCGTGAGCCTGGTCGCGGGCGCCGCATGCGCCCTGGCCGGGGCCGTCGGGGCCGGTTCGGCGAACGCTGATGTCATCCCCTTCATCGTCGGCGGGCAGGACGCCGACCAGGAGTACTCGTTCATGGTGTCGCTGGCCAGCGGCGGCGGCCACTTCTGCGGCGGTTCGCTGATCGAGCCGGAGTGGGTGCTCACCGCCGCGCACTGCGTGGACGGCAGCTCGCCCGGCTCGATCACCGGGCGGATCGGCAGCAACGACCGCACCCAGGGCGGGGAGCAGGTGCAGGCAGCCGAGATCGTGGTCCACCCGGACTACGACCCCACCGCGGCCGGAGCGGACATCGCGCTGGTACGGCTGTCCGCGCCGGCCGAGTCGGCACCCGTGGCGCTGGGCAGCAGCACCAGCGCGGGCACCCAGTCCCGGCTGCTCGGCTGGGGACAGACCTGCCCTGAGCGCGGCCAGTGCGGCGCGCCGGTGCGGCTGCAGCAGCTGGACACCCAGGTCCTCGCGGCCACGGAGTGCTCGGGTATCGACGGCGACACCGAGCTGTGTACGGACAACCCCGGTGGGGACGCCGGGGCCTGCTACGGCGACTCGGGCGGCCCGCAGGTCGTGCGGGCGGGCAGCGGCTGGGAGCTGATCGGGGTCACCAGCCGCAGCGGCAACGGTGACCCGGTGTGCGCGACCGGACCGTCGATCTACACCTCCGCGCCTGCCTACGCGGACTGGATCACCGGGCACACCGGGGCCTGA
- a CDS encoding peptidoglycan-binding protein: MSRLLIAAGAALAMLAGPVPAAQAEPSAAASSPVSLGYYPGWIQDELRPADIDYSPWTHIMHFGIYPNPDGSLGWDNMEPEYPAEAIEAAHSAGKQINLVIGSYGVGQRFAGATTAENRSRLVANIVDVTTSHGYDGVEIDWEENMVDSQYIALMRELDDALAEADPELELTTDVITAYVSPETAKTVSAESDWVNVMSYFDGWQQEMSAYRAVIPAEKLAVGIGLYQGGDEGDPYHDVTPQRVAAKTAYATDGGYRGVLSWALQHLDGQDDPRLWPLRAYTGSVPDCPGVSLDLGNYPVLRAGDAGAEVAPAQCLLRESGQYSGAASRVLDEPTVAAVRGFQGEVGLSATGEVDSHTWTALLSAGSTPLLREGDSGAAVARVQRALNAARSAGLTVDGVFGPNTRSAVRGYQSSRGLGVDGIVGPNTWAALQSGK; this comes from the coding sequence GTGTCGCGACTCCTGATCGCAGCCGGTGCCGCGCTCGCCATGCTGGCGGGCCCGGTACCGGCTGCGCAGGCCGAGCCATCGGCCGCCGCGAGCTCACCCGTTTCGCTCGGGTACTACCCGGGCTGGATCCAGGACGAGCTCCGGCCCGCCGATATCGACTACTCGCCGTGGACGCACATCATGCACTTCGGCATCTATCCGAACCCGGACGGCAGCCTCGGCTGGGACAACATGGAACCGGAGTACCCGGCGGAGGCGATCGAGGCAGCCCACTCGGCCGGTAAGCAGATCAACCTGGTGATCGGCAGCTACGGGGTGGGCCAGCGGTTCGCCGGAGCCACCACCGCCGAGAACCGCTCCCGGCTGGTGGCGAACATCGTGGACGTGACGACCAGCCACGGCTACGACGGCGTCGAGATCGACTGGGAAGAGAACATGGTGGACAGCCAGTACATCGCGCTGATGCGGGAGCTGGACGACGCGCTGGCCGAGGCCGACCCTGAGCTGGAGCTGACCACCGACGTGATCACGGCCTATGTCTCGCCGGAGACGGCGAAGACGGTGTCCGCGGAGTCGGACTGGGTCAACGTGATGTCCTATTTCGACGGTTGGCAGCAGGAGATGAGTGCCTACCGCGCCGTCATCCCGGCGGAGAAGCTCGCCGTCGGGATCGGGCTCTACCAGGGAGGGGACGAAGGGGACCCCTACCACGACGTCACGCCGCAGCGGGTGGCCGCCAAGACCGCCTATGCCACCGACGGTGGATACCGGGGTGTGCTCTCCTGGGCCTTGCAGCATCTCGACGGGCAGGACGATCCCCGGCTGTGGCCGTTGCGTGCCTACACCGGCTCCGTCCCCGACTGCCCCGGTGTTTCTCTCGACCTCGGGAACTATCCGGTACTGCGCGCCGGGGACGCCGGGGCGGAGGTCGCCCCCGCCCAGTGCCTGCTGCGCGAGAGCGGGCAGTACTCCGGCGCGGCATCCAGAGTGCTGGACGAGCCGACCGTGGCGGCGGTCAGGGGGTTCCAGGGTGAGGTGGGGCTGAGTGCCACCGGTGAGGTCGACTCGCATACCTGGACGGCCCTGCTGTCCGCGGGTTCCACGCCGTTGCTGCGCGAGGGCGATTCGGGCGCGGCGGTGGCCAGGGTGCAGCGGGCGCTGAACGCGGCCAGGTCGGCCGGGCTCACGGTGGACGGCGTCTTCGGGCCGAACACCAGGTCCGCGGTGCGTGGTTACCAGTCCTCGCGCGGCCTTGGCGTGGACGGGATTGTCGGCCCGAACACCTGGGCGGCCCTGCAGTCCGGTAAGTGA
- a CDS encoding vanadium-dependent haloperoxidase: protein MSDRAIEARQKRLAAAEALTHLPWPDQVNNGEESDFAGFIANYSKGLPHDKVGEVEPAAYQALLRALSTGRPDDFERIPLGVRRARPFVNPQAGLAFTVEGPDPQALTIAPAPRIDSARNSAEAVEVYWMALCRDVPFAEFDRHPLTCKAADELSGLSDYRAPKAEGEVTPGLLFRGDTRGDLRGPYLSQFLFRDIRFGTLCVPQLNDTVPAGKDFLCDFDSWLEVQQGLDVPVPLPSKKNRRYLLTPRDLANYVHFDALYQAYLNACLILLDLEAEVDSGNPYRHSRNQEGFGTYGPPAVLTLVTEVATRALKAVWHQKWFVHRRLRPEAFGGRVHAHLTGLRDYPMIDREILDSVAVKLTYEKFGSFLLPQAFPEGSPMHPAYGAGHATVAGACVTVLKAWFDESWVLPDPVVPNAKGTELEYYTGQDAGRLTVGGELDKLAANISIGRNMAGVHWRTDYSESIRLGEAVAIGVLRDHLRVTNETASLGLTRFDGTRITI from the coding sequence ATGAGTGATCGCGCTATCGAAGCACGTCAGAAGCGTCTCGCCGCCGCGGAAGCGCTTACCCACCTGCCCTGGCCGGACCAGGTCAACAATGGTGAGGAAAGCGATTTCGCCGGGTTCATCGCGAACTACAGCAAGGGACTGCCGCACGACAAGGTGGGGGAGGTGGAACCGGCGGCGTACCAGGCGTTGCTGCGGGCGCTTTCCACCGGGCGGCCGGATGACTTCGAACGCATTCCGCTGGGGGTCCGCAGGGCGCGCCCGTTCGTAAACCCGCAGGCCGGGCTGGCCTTCACCGTGGAGGGACCGGATCCGCAGGCACTGACGATCGCGCCCGCGCCGCGCATCGACAGCGCGCGCAACTCCGCCGAGGCGGTGGAGGTGTACTGGATGGCGCTGTGCCGGGACGTGCCGTTCGCCGAGTTCGACCGGCACCCGCTCACCTGCAAGGCGGCGGACGAGCTGAGCGGGCTGAGCGACTACCGCGCGCCCAAGGCCGAAGGGGAGGTCACGCCGGGGCTGCTGTTCCGCGGGGACACCAGGGGAGACCTGCGCGGTCCCTACCTTTCCCAGTTCCTGTTCCGGGACATCCGGTTCGGCACGCTGTGCGTCCCGCAGTTGAACGACACGGTGCCCGCTGGCAAGGACTTCCTCTGTGACTTCGACAGCTGGCTGGAGGTGCAGCAGGGACTGGACGTCCCGGTACCGCTTCCGTCCAAAAAGAACCGGAGGTACCTGCTTACCCCGCGGGACCTCGCGAACTACGTGCATTTCGACGCGCTGTACCAGGCCTACCTGAACGCCTGCCTGATCCTGCTCGACCTCGAGGCCGAAGTGGACAGCGGTAACCCCTACCGGCACTCGCGCAACCAGGAAGGCTTCGGAACCTACGGCCCGCCCGCGGTGCTTACCCTGGTGACCGAGGTCGCCACCAGGGCGCTCAAGGCGGTCTGGCACCAGAAGTGGTTCGTGCACCGCAGGCTGCGGCCGGAGGCCTTCGGCGGCAGGGTGCACGCGCACCTGACCGGGCTGCGGGACTACCCGATGATCGACCGGGAGATCCTGGACTCGGTGGCGGTGAAGCTCACCTACGAGAAGTTCGGCTCCTTCCTGCTGCCGCAGGCGTTCCCGGAAGGATCACCCATGCACCCCGCCTACGGCGCGGGCCATGCCACCGTGGCCGGTGCCTGCGTGACCGTGCTGAAGGCCTGGTTCGACGAGTCCTGGGTGCTGCCCGATCCGGTTGTGCCGAACGCGAAGGGCACCGAGCTGGAGTACTACACCGGCCAGGACGCCGGCAGGCTGACGGTCGGCGGCGAGCTGGACAAGCTGGCGGCCAACATCTCGATCGGCCGGAACATGGCCGGGGTGCACTGGCGCACCGACTACTCCGAGTCGATCCGGCTCGGCGAGGCCGTCGCCATCGGGGTGCTGCGCGACCACCTGCGGGTTACCAACGAGACCGCCTCGCTGGGGCTGACCCGCTTCGACGGCACCCGCATCACGATCTGA
- a CDS encoding peptidoglycan-binding protein, with product MRRFRYSQLWRAVAAGAALTVLAMPVQAQAQQQAAAPDCSGVQTDYRSYPVLRAGDARAEVTAAQCLLHQAGHYSGAATGSMDSGTVAAVRDYQDGKGLPSSGEVGARTWTALLSAGTTPLLRDGDSGAAVARVQRSLNAALSADLAMDGLYGPNTESAVRGYQSSRGLGVDGVVGPNTWAALQSGKGVSGGNPPSDAFQVFLAPANAGGSDANSGLSVSEPIRTLNRAQQVLADANPDTDVEVRIRQGTYAAPQTDWRFYVPGHSVSFIPIDYSPGDDASDIAGRPVFTNVRDGGSYRPGWWFRVMLPSDPDDPLYEGGNTNVNFRYLRVQNYTNGLSFDGQTPRKYEDENGWRIKPSEGVNGNSVFGMDFRNIGNRHAPGKTGYGAILTTNSSDNRITNNAFNNIENSGNQAGLIHGLYITHYSSSNVVERNKFERVSGDPVKVRNESNYNTFEHNRFIRTGRSAHYRGEFCDAACKRKNPGTSRQCASYHNRFFRNDLGLNYAGTRNLATWDLSPDGLTNAGGGQCSLPSGEKRLATGYNNH from the coding sequence TTGAGACGTTTCCGGTACAGCCAACTGTGGCGGGCGGTGGCGGCGGGTGCCGCACTGACCGTGCTCGCCATGCCGGTGCAGGCGCAGGCCCAGCAGCAGGCCGCGGCGCCGGACTGCTCTGGGGTGCAGACGGACTACCGCAGCTACCCGGTGCTGCGGGCGGGGGACGCCAGGGCGGAGGTGACGGCCGCGCAGTGCCTGCTGCACCAGGCCGGGCACTACTCCGGCGCGGCGACCGGCAGCATGGATTCCGGCACCGTCGCGGCAGTGCGGGACTACCAGGACGGGAAGGGCCTGCCCTCATCCGGTGAGGTCGGCGCACGCACCTGGACGGCCCTGCTGTCCGCGGGAACCACCCCGTTGCTGCGGGACGGCGATTCGGGCGCGGCGGTGGCCAGGGTGCAGCGCTCGCTGAACGCCGCCCTTTCCGCCGACCTGGCTATGGACGGTCTGTACGGGCCGAACACCGAGTCCGCGGTGCGTGGTTACCAGTCCTCGCGCGGCCTTGGCGTGGACGGGGTCGTCGGCCCGAACACCTGGGCGGCCCTGCAGTCCGGCAAGGGCGTATCCGGCGGGAACCCGCCAAGCGACGCCTTCCAGGTCTTCCTCGCACCCGCGAACGCGGGTGGTTCGGACGCCAACAGCGGGCTCAGCGTGTCCGAGCCGATCCGCACCCTGAACCGCGCGCAGCAGGTGCTTGCCGATGCGAACCCGGACACCGATGTCGAGGTGCGGATCCGGCAGGGCACCTACGCCGCCCCGCAGACCGACTGGCGGTTCTACGTTCCCGGTCACTCGGTCTCGTTCATCCCGATCGACTACTCGCCTGGCGATGACGCGAGCGACATCGCGGGCCGCCCGGTGTTCACCAACGTGCGGGACGGCGGCAGCTACCGGCCGGGCTGGTGGTTCCGGGTGATGCTGCCGTCCGATCCGGACGACCCGCTGTACGAGGGCGGGAACACGAACGTGAACTTCCGGTACCTGCGGGTGCAGAACTACACCAACGGGCTATCCTTCGACGGCCAGACCCCGCGTAAGTACGAGGACGAGAACGGCTGGCGGATCAAGCCGAGCGAGGGTGTGAACGGGAACTCGGTGTTCGGAATGGACTTCCGCAACATCGGCAACCGGCACGCCCCCGGCAAGACCGGCTATGGCGCGATCCTGACCACGAACTCCTCGGACAACCGGATCACCAACAACGCGTTCAACAACATCGAGAACAGCGGCAACCAGGCCGGACTGATCCACGGGCTGTACATCACCCACTACAGCTCGTCGAACGTGGTGGAACGGAACAAGTTCGAGCGGGTGTCCGGTGACCCGGTGAAGGTGCGCAACGAGAGCAACTACAACACCTTCGAGCACAACCGGTTCATCCGGACCGGGCGCTCGGCGCACTACCGGGGCGAGTTCTGCGACGCGGCCTGCAAGCGGAAGAACCCGGGCACCTCGCGGCAGTGCGCCTCGTACCACAACCGGTTCTTCCGCAACGACCTCGGACTCAACTACGCGGGCACCAGGAACCTGGCGACCTGGGACCTCAGCCCGGACGGGCTGACCAACGCGGGCGGTGGGCAGTGCTCGCTGCCTTCCGGGGAGAAGCGCCTGGCCACCGGGTACAACAACCACTAG
- a CDS encoding glycoside hydrolase domain-containing protein: MRTPRSVTGLLAGAIASACLLGGTAEATDTRAVDYRGYLVQVPDTWRVVDLAEQPGACVRFDVPTVYLGRPGDQASCGGDAVGRQAGLLLQPLDAASLAAAEGEPALAEPGTATPAPAALDPAGAAWRDGGFELAVEAAGVLATAVHNGTDGAAVAEVLRSATLSGAATPESLPRELGTAEAGAMVAAQPGTYRGKGFDACAAPSSSAMDAWRSSPYQAIGVYISGNMRACGQGNLTANWVSRQVGRDWRLMPIHVGPQAPCTDFRSRFSSNPATAKQQGIAEANTAVTAAKRLGLGEGTAIYLDIEAYSRTSSCSGAVLAHTSGWTERLHQHGYLSGFYSSGGSGVSDMNDHHGSTRYTLPDHIWGAWWNGEANTDFGRYLDDGKWANGQRIKQYHGPVTERHGGVSINIDRNYLDVRAGNPPEPDPCVTARLDFPDYPALSAGSTGARVTAAQCLLRAAGHQAGDGDPSGVLDEQTATAVRGFQGEVGLSATGEVDSHTWTALLSAGSTPLLRDGDSGAAVTRVQRALNAALSAGLAMDGLFGPNTESAVRDYQSAKGLGVDGIVGPNTWSALQSGK, from the coding sequence ATGCGAACTCCCCGTTCCGTTACCGGACTGCTCGCCGGGGCGATCGCCAGTGCCTGCCTGCTCGGCGGTACCGCCGAGGCCACGGACACCAGGGCCGTGGACTACCGGGGTTACCTGGTGCAGGTCCCGGACACCTGGCGGGTGGTCGACCTGGCCGAACAGCCGGGAGCCTGTGTCCGCTTCGACGTCCCCACCGTCTATCTCGGCCGCCCAGGGGACCAGGCCTCCTGCGGAGGAGACGCGGTCGGCAGGCAGGCCGGGCTGCTGCTGCAACCGCTGGACGCGGCCTCGCTCGCCGCGGCGGAGGGCGAGCCCGCGCTGGCCGAACCCGGCACCGCCACCCCTGCCCCCGCCGCGCTCGACCCGGCCGGAGCCGCCTGGCGGGACGGTGGTTTCGAGCTCGCCGTCGAGGCGGCAGGCGTGCTGGCCACCGCGGTGCACAACGGGACCGACGGCGCCGCCGTCGCCGAGGTGCTGCGGTCGGCGACGTTGAGCGGCGCGGCCACCCCCGAGTCGCTGCCGAGGGAGCTCGGGACCGCCGAGGCCGGCGCGATGGTCGCCGCCCAGCCTGGCACCTACCGGGGCAAGGGCTTCGACGCGTGCGCCGCCCCTTCCAGCTCCGCGATGGACGCCTGGCGCTCCTCGCCGTACCAGGCGATCGGCGTCTACATCAGCGGCAACATGCGTGCCTGCGGGCAGGGCAACCTCACCGCGAACTGGGTGAGCAGGCAGGTCGGCAGGGACTGGCGGCTGATGCCGATCCACGTCGGGCCGCAGGCGCCGTGCACCGACTTCCGCAGCCGGTTCTCCAGCAATCCGGCGACCGCGAAGCAGCAGGGCATCGCCGAGGCGAACACCGCCGTGACCGCGGCCAAGCGACTCGGACTCGGCGAGGGCACCGCGATCTACCTGGATATCGAGGCCTACTCGCGCACCAGCAGCTGCAGCGGCGCGGTGCTGGCGCACACCAGCGGCTGGACCGAGCGGCTGCACCAGCACGGCTACCTCTCCGGCTTCTACTCCAGCGGTGGTTCCGGGGTCTCCGATATGAACGACCACCACGGCAGCACCCGCTACACCCTGCCGGACCACATCTGGGGCGCCTGGTGGAACGGCGAGGCCAACACCGACTTCGGCCGCTACCTCGACGATGGCAAGTGGGCCAACGGGCAGCGGATCAAGCAGTACCACGGGCCGGTCACCGAACGGCACGGCGGCGTTTCGATCAACATCGACCGCAACTACCTGGACGTGCGGGCCGGTAACCCGCCGGAACCCGACCCGTGCGTGACCGCCCGGCTGGACTTTCCCGATTACCCCGCGCTGTCCGCGGGCAGCACCGGAGCGCGGGTGACCGCCGCGCAGTGCCTGCTGCGGGCCGCGGGCCACCAGGCCGGCGACGGCGACCCCTCCGGCGTGCTGGACGAGCAGACCGCGACCGCGGTCCGGGGGTTCCAGGGTGAGGTGGGGCTGAGCGCCACCGGTGAGGTCGACTCGCATACCTGGACGGCCCTGCTGTCCGCGGGTTCCACGCCGTTGCTGCGCGATGGCGATTCCGGCGCGGCGGTGACGAGGGTGCAGCGGGCGCTGAACGCGGCGCTTTCCGCCGGCCTGGCGATGGACGGGCTGTTCGGGCCGAACACCGAATCCGCGGTGCGGGACTACCAGTCCGCCAAGGGACTCGGCGTGGACGGGATCGTCGGGCCGAACACCTGGAGCGCACTGCAGTCCGGCAAATGA
- a CDS encoding GAF domain-containing sensor histidine kinase, producing the protein MAAEQRIAMERAVEQSNVLDGLLREQDDLLTVLDRVVALHGTAQLIRESLGVHTGFVADLNGPDQAVIRWLSGTRTGSLQNLEVPVGQGIGGRVLAVGEPVRVSDYVSSPAITHQFDAQVRGEGLAAMLAVPIISNQGGGRETVAIAYAAMRERAEFGDEAVLTVERIADRAATALRVASLAESGRNNAVAAERQRMQSALHDSVGALLFSIGAQVRDLHAAIEDNPALDLRLRRLESDVSAASSALREALLALSESTPERALPVELAEHCRSFEARCGVSARFVQLAPVQPLDAERTATLIAVVREGLLNVEKHARAYSVVVSLGPCEDGVQVMVADDGTGEPAEGAGTGMGVRTLAERVARFGGRVSLVRDEDGGCTLRAWLPEVEARVAR; encoded by the coding sequence ATGGCTGCCGAGCAGCGCATCGCGATGGAGCGGGCCGTCGAGCAGAGCAACGTGCTCGACGGCTTACTCCGCGAGCAGGATGACCTGCTCACCGTGCTGGACCGGGTGGTGGCCCTGCACGGGACCGCGCAGCTGATCCGGGAGTCGCTCGGCGTGCACACCGGGTTCGTCGCCGACCTGAACGGCCCGGACCAGGCGGTGATCCGCTGGCTGTCCGGGACGAGGACGGGCTCGCTGCAGAACCTCGAGGTCCCCGTCGGACAGGGGATCGGTGGCCGGGTACTCGCGGTAGGCGAGCCGGTACGGGTCAGCGACTACGTCAGTTCCCCCGCGATCACCCACCAGTTCGACGCGCAGGTGCGCGGTGAGGGGCTGGCCGCGATGCTGGCCGTGCCGATCATCAGCAACCAGGGCGGCGGGCGGGAAACCGTCGCGATCGCTTATGCCGCCATGCGCGAGCGGGCCGAGTTCGGCGACGAGGCCGTGCTGACCGTGGAACGCATCGCCGACCGCGCAGCCACCGCGCTGCGGGTGGCCTCGCTGGCCGAGTCCGGGCGGAACAACGCGGTCGCCGCCGAGCGGCAACGGATGCAGAGCGCGTTGCACGACTCGGTGGGCGCGCTGCTGTTCTCCATCGGCGCGCAGGTGCGCGACCTGCATGCGGCCATCGAGGACAATCCGGCGCTCGACCTGCGCCTGCGCAGGCTGGAATCCGATGTCTCGGCGGCCTCCAGCGCCCTGCGCGAGGCGCTGCTGGCGCTGTCGGAGTCCACCCCGGAACGGGCGCTGCCGGTGGAGCTGGCCGAGCACTGCCGTTCCTTCGAGGCGCGGTGCGGGGTCTCCGCCCGGTTCGTGCAACTGGCGCCGGTGCAGCCGCTGGACGCCGAGCGCACCGCGACCCTGATCGCGGTGGTCCGGGAGGGCCTGCTGAACGTGGAGAAACACGCCAGGGCTTACTCGGTGGTGGTCAGCCTCGGCCCGTGCGAGGACGGGGTCCAGGTGATGGTCGCCGACGACGGCACCGGAGAGCCCGCCGAGGGCGCGGGCACCGGGATGGGCGTGCGCACGCTGGCCGAGCGGGTCGCCCGGTTCGGTGGCAGGGTCAGCCTGGTGCGGGACGAGGACGGCGGGTGCACGCTGCGCGCCTGGCTGCCCGAGGTCGAGGCGCGGGTGGCCAGGTGA